TGTGCCGTCATTCGAAAGAAGGAAATACAGATTGTCTTGGTATCTTTGATGTCGATGTGAAGCGCTTTGTTTCCCGCAGGCATGAAGATAAAGTTCCGCACATGGGCTGGAACACGATTATGCATACTGGAAGTGCCTTATTCAAAGGCTTTACGAAAGAAGAGTTTGTGTATTTTGTGCATAGTTACTATGTACCGCTTAATGACTGTACTGCTGCTGTAACAGATTATATTTTTCCGTTCAGCGCAGCTTTACATAAAGATAATTATTATGCAACCCAGTTTCATCCGGAAAAGAGTGGGAGTGTGGGAGAGCGTATTTTGCAGAACTTCTTGGATTTATGATGGAAATGTTTCCTGATAACTTAAATTATTGGTTTTATGATTGAGTTGAT
Above is a window of Bacteroides helcogenes P 36-108 DNA encoding:
- the hisH gene encoding imidazole glycerol phosphate synthase subunit HisH produces the protein MNVAVIKYNAGNIRSVDYALRRLGVEAVITADETVLRAADKVIFPGVGEAETTMDFLRVGGMDRLIKELRQPVLGICLGMQLMCRHSKEGNTDCLGIFDVDVKRFVSRRHEDKVPHMGWNTIMHTGSALFKGFTKEEFVYFVHSYYVPLNDCTAAVTDYIFPFSAALHKDNYYATQFHPEKSGSVGERILQNFLDL